GCCGGCGTCGAGCAACATCGGGTTGAGCAGGGTGAAGTAGCCCCCGATCCCCGCCCACAGCATGGGAAGCAGCACCAACGCCCACCTCGCCACCCCCGGTTGGCGCAGCAAGTCCGCCAGTGTCGCGAATCCGTTCCGCTCCGGCCGCACCGGGGCCGGTTCCCGGAAGCGCAGCATCGGCAACGCGGTCGCCACCGCGAGGATGAGCAGCGCGGCCGTCCAGCCGATCCGGTCGTAGACCAGCAGAACCGCGCCACTGCGCAGAATCGTGCCGAGAAACCCGGCCGCGGTCTGGATACCGTTCGCGACCCCGCGCCCGGACTCGTCGAGCAACCGGATGAACAAGGCGTCCGTGGCGACGTCCTGCGTGCCCATCAGCACCCACAGCACGAGCACCAGCACCGTCACGCTGCCGAGATCACCGACCGGGTCGAGCGGTATCAGCGCGGCCACCGCCACCTGCGTCACCAGCAGCCACGACCGGTAGTGCCCGAAGCGTCGGGCGCCGTACCGGTCCACCAGCGGCGCCCAGAGGAACTTTGCCAGCCCGAGGATCGTCAGCGCTTGGAACGCGCCGAGCTGCTCCAGAGAGACGCCTTGCTGGTAGAGGATCGTCGTCAGCCCGCCGAGCCCGAGGAACCCCGGCGCCATCGACTGGCCCGCCCAGCGGACGCCCAGGAGGAGGTAGACCTGCCGGGCCGGTCGTCACTTCATGATCACGAGCGTTCCGGGGGGGCGGGGCGGTGGCAGGGGGCGATGTCCGGAATCCTGCGGACTTCGCCTGCCCGGAGGTGGTGGGGTTCTTGTGGTGGTCCCTTGGCGGATTCGTGGCGGGTTGGGGTTCTTGCTGCGGAAATCGTCTTGTATCCGGGGTGGAAGTTTTGTTTCCGGAATCGTGGGATATTCTGTCCCGGGGTTGGCTGGCAGGACTTCCCTGTCTGCATGAGGTGACGCGCACACCATTAGGAATCAGGGTATTCGCTGGTCACGGTAAATGTGGCGACTATCGTGGTCACCCTTTGCTGACAGCGTGCGGTGATCATGGCTAGAGTGATGGTGTGGCCACGCGTGGTCGTGTGACAGGTGGAGGGACGACCAGGATCGCCGTGATCGAGCGGTCGGTCGAGGAGGAGGGGCATCGAGTGCCGAATGGGCAGGGGCCGAGTGGCCATGCTGGATACATCACGCCGGAGGAACTTGCTCGGCGTAAGGCTGAGCAGGCGGCTTCGGTGGTGGTGCCGAATCCGGCTGCGGTGGTGTCTGCTGCGCAGAATGCGGTCCGGGATGTGGGCGTGAATGCGGCGGTGGCGGGTGGCCGGTTCGAGATGGATCTCGACGCGATGAAGGCCCTGCTTCCGGAGTGGGAAGCGATCGCCGACAAGCTCGGCGACATGTGTCTGCAAGCGCAGCCATTGCCGGGCTTGCGACAACCTGCCGAGGACCCGGGCAGTACGGTCCAGATAAGAGCTGCGAGAAGCCATGCGCTGGCCTATCTGGCCAGTGTGCAGCAGCAATTCGTATACGCGCAGGGTTACGTGGGCAAACTGAAGACGGCGATCGACAACTATGAGAAGCAGGAGCACACGAACACCGATGCGGTACGTAAGCAAGGATGACCCGGTGACCAAGGCTCTCGCTCGCTCCGCCATGATCGCCGCCGCGCTCCTGGTGGCGACGGCATGCTCGTCCACGTCCGGAACGCCCAGTCCGGCCACGTCAGCTCCGCCTGTGTCGACCAGTACCGGTCCGGCTGTGCCACAGGTGTCCAACCCATTGAATGCAAGCAAATTCGAACAGGACCCTTGCGGGTTGCTGACACGAGCACAGGCCGGCCAGTTCATCGAAGGCGTCCGTACCAGCGGCAAGAGTAGCGGCAGAATTCCGATGTGCAACTGGCACGGCGAGAATGGCAGCGGTTTCGGTGTCAGTTTTATCGTCGGCCAAGGCGGCTTGGCGACCGTCTACAAGAATGGCCAGAATGGCGGCGCCGGGTACTTTGAGCCGGCTCCGGATGTATCTGGGTATCCTGCGGCCTTCACTGCTACTATGGATGACCGTAAAAGTGGTGGATGTCAGATCATGGTTGGCATCACGAACGACGAATTGGTCGTGGTCGGGGCGGCTCTGTGGACCAGCTCGCCAGCTTACAACGCCCCGTGTCCGGTGGTAACCAAAGCGGCGGAACTCGTGGTGGCGAAGCTCAAGGACGGTGCGTAGTGGATTCGGAGTTGTCGGCGCAGCAGATCATCGATCTGGTGCGCAAAGGGGTGGGGCCCGGCGACCTGTTCGACGGCTCGACGACCAGCGGTGATCTGGCGACGCAGCATGACGATGTCGCGGGTCAGATGCAGCGGTTGCAGGACAAGATGAGCCAGTGCTGGAAGGGCGACGCGGCGGGGCAGGCCTACAGCGGTGCGGGGCCGCTGGTGCAGGCATCGAAGGTCAGTGGTCAGCATCTCCAGCAGGCCGGGGACCTCTACAATGGCCAGGGTAATTCGTATAACACCCTGAAGAGTAAAGTTCAGTCTGCCGGAAATCTGGGTGACCGGCCGAGTGGTGACCTCGTCAGCGGGACCTGGTTCTCCTTTCTCACCAATCGGGCCGACGAGATCGAGAAGTGGGATCGGAAAGCACAAGGCGTGATCGACAGTTATCACGCTTATCATGGAGAATCCACCGACAATTCCGGCAGGTGGGCCAGTCCTTCGCAGTACGGGGATTTGTCGGTGCCGTCCGGTGGTGGCGAATTCGGTCCTGCCCAGCCGGACGGGGGTGGCCAGGAGCATCGGCCGTCGGTGTCTGCGCCGGGTGGGCACGGTAGTGCCGGTGGGGTCACTGGTGGTACGCATTCGGCGGGTGGCCATCGCGGGAACCCGGGTGGTGCGGGCGACAGTGGTGGGCATGGTGGGGCGCCGGGCGGCGGGGTACCTGTGGGGAACAGTCCGGGTGCTGCGGGATCGGGGTCCGGCATACCGTCGGTCGGCACTACCAGTGCGGGTTATGTCCTACCTGCCGGCACCACGGGGGTCGGGCCGGGTGGGTGGAATTCGGTCGGGAGTCAGTCCGGTGCCGGTGGTGGTGGGCTCGGTCTGCCTGGTGGTTTTGGGCCGGCGGGCGGGACCGGTGGGTTCGGGCCAGCGGGCGGGTTCGGGCCGTCCGGTGGGGTTGGCGGTACCGGCGGGTTCGGCCCGACCGGCGGGTTCGGTGCGGTCGGTGGGTTCGGGCCGGGTGGCGTCGGTGGTAGTAGCGGAAGTTACGGCGCGGGAAGCGGCGCGGCCGGTGGTGGCAGCGTCGGCCGTGGCGCGGGAAGCGGTGCGGGAAGTGGCGCGGGTGCGGGAAGCGGTGCGGGTGTGGGAAGCGGGGCAGGTGCGGTGAACGACGGGGTGGCCGCCCGGGCCGGGACACCGGCGTCGGGGTCCGGCGGGCGTGCGGGGGCGCCGGGAATGGGTGGCATGGGCGCCGGAGGCAAAGGTGGCAAGGGCGAGGGGGACCAGGAACACAAGACGGCGGACTACCTTCTCGAAGCCGATCCGGACGACGCGCTCGTCGGCGAGTTGCCCAGGGCGGTGCCGCCGGTGATCGGGCTCTGACGAGGATGCTCGTGCATGATCGTGCACTGGTGTTGCCGGTCGGGTGCCTGGCGCTGGCCGCCGAGCTGGCCGGGGTTTCGCTCCCGGCAGCACTGGCCGGGGCACCGGTCTGGCGGGCGCCGGAAAGGTCCCGCTCCGCGCGCGACGGTGCGGCGCAGGCGTTGTCGGAGCGAGGTATCGGGAACAGCGCAGGGCTGAGGGCTGATTTCGCGCGGACGATGATCGTGCTGTGCCGGGGTGTCCGTGAGCTGTCCGCGCTCGTGGATTCCGGGCCTGATCGTCGTTATCGCGTGCTGGCGTCCGCCGAAGGACAGGATGCCGTGCTGGCCTGTCGGGCACCGTCGTCGGATCACGTGCTGGTTCGTCCGGCTCGGGCGGACGCGCTCGCTGAAGAGCTGGCGGGTGAACTGCCGGCCAACCGGCCCGGGGTCGGACCGGCGATGTCGGTTCCGGAAGCAGACCTCCGGCGCGCGATGGACGGCGCCCCGCCTCGCCGCGACGTCCGGCGGGTCATGGACGTCGCGGGCCTCCCGCGCAGCGGTGCCGCCCAGTTCGCCGCCGCGACCCGTGACCGGATTGGCGGACGGCGCATCAGTGGCGGGAGCCTTTGTACCTACTACGACACCTCGCGCGGCCGCTATCTCTTCTCTGTCAACGGCGAACCGGGTCAAGGCCGGTACGTCAACGTCGCCCCGGCGCGTCCGGAAACGCTGATCGCACAGCTGCGTGCACTCGTGAGCTGAGCGGGTACCGACGCTAGGCCAGCAACTCCTGCAGTTCCCGGACCGCGACGCTCAGTTCCTCCGCGAAGCGGTGCATCTCGGCGGCGACGGGTTTCGGGGTGCTGAGGTAGATGTTCCAACGGTCCGGCAGCAGGACGTATGCGACGCCGATGCACTGCTGGCTGGTCGAGCCGAAGCCGAAGTACTGGATGTTGACCGACGGCGCCGAGCTGGTGCTGAGGTAGTCGTTGCGCGACTTCAGCCAGCCTGGCGACGTGTACAGGGCGGGCGGCTCCGGGTCGCCGCGGCGTTGGGCGATCAGTTGTAGCTCCCAGAGGTGTTGTTCCGGGGCGTCGCCGGCTTGGCATTGCTTCGCGCGGGTGACGTGCTGTGTGGCGGCGGCGCGGAAGGCTTCGCGCTTTTCCTCGGCTGACGCGGTGGAAGTGGTCATGACGTCGGCGAAGTGGACGACCTCGGGCGTGACAACGCGCATAGCCTCAGTGCGGCCGTTCTGGAACTGCCGAGTGGCGATGGATTCGTACGTCGCGCCGGTGAGGCCTTTCGCGCGGCGGTGGGCCAGTTGGTACGCCATCTGTGCGAAGGCGTCTGGGGACATGCCCAGCTCCTTCGCCCGGTTCGCGCCGAAGTCGAACGAGACGGTCTGCGTCGCGGTCGCGTTGGCGTACGCCGCGAAGGCGGCGCCGGCAGCAAGGGCGTCCTCGCGGAGTGCGTCGGTGAGGGTGAACTCGACGGGCTCGTAGCGGGGTACGCCGGAAGCGGGCTCGCGCGGTGCACGTGAACCGGTCAGCACGGCGTCGGTGAAGCCGAGGACAGTGGTGCCGTCGAGTTCGCAGTGTTCGACGTTGATCCCGGCGGTGCCGTCCTCGAACACAATGAGCGACACGGCCTTGTCGAACCAGCGGTTGCCACTGTCGCCGTGCAGCAGCCGATCACCGGCTTCGACAGCGGTCGACGGCGTGAAATCGTCCAGGCACAGGCAGAACAGCGCCGTCTCGATGGTGTCCAGCGCCGCACCGTTCCCGGCTTCGATCAGCGCCGTACGCGAGGCGGCCCACTCCGCGCGGGCCTTCGTGGTGAAGTGCCCGGCGGCGACGTCGGCGACGTGGTCGTCCTTGAGGATCGCGCGCAGGCCGTCGGCGAGCTGTTCGACGGAGTACGGGCGGCTGTCCTCGTCGAGGACGTCCAGCCGGTACGGGGTGTTCTTGCGGAACACCACGATGTGCCGCTCGCGCGAAGGCCCTTCCCAGCCTTCGCGATACGGCGTGCGCGCGGTATCCAGCTCCGCGCCCGGGATCCGCGTCGCCGAGAAGAGAAACTTGTGCTGCACCATCGACTGTGGCATTCCCCGCACGAGAACCGGCGGCAGCAGCTCGTCATCGACCTTCAGTTTGTAGTCGACGGCCGCCGCGGTCAGCGCGGCGGCGCGTTCGACCTGGCCCAGCGGGGACTCGCGGAACAGGAAGAAAAAGTTGGCATTGAGCGCGATCCGGTCGCGGCGGCCGAGGTAGCGGTACGGCCAGAACGTGTCGAGCCAGCTGCGTACGCCAGGCGAACGGTCGTACGCCTCCAACGCGGCCTGGAGTTCGTGCGCCGGGCTGTCCGGTGCCAGGAACGCCGCGACCGCGGCTTCGGTCTCGGCCAGCTCCTCCGCGGTGAGCAGCGGCGCGCACCACTCCAGGAAGCGGCGGCCGCTGTCCTCCAGGGTGGGGACCGGGACCCGGGGCAGCCGGTCGTCGTTGCCGAAGGTGCGGGTAGACCATTCCGGACTGCTCACGGTCATCCTTCTTCTCGCGGCGAAACTGCGCCGAGCAGGGCCGCGAGGTCCACGGCCGCGCCTGCGGGCTGGGAAACGTACAACCGCGCGTAGAGCGAACCTTCGGACTCCAGCCCGGTCGGGTCGACACCGGCGGCGGTCAGGTTGCCGATGATCTGCGCCTGTTCCTCTTCGGAGGCGAAGCTCCGCTGCCGGAACACGCCGTCGACCTCGGCGGTCTCGTAGCCCAGCTCGGCCAGGCTGTCCGCGACCGGCGCGTAGGAGAACATCCGCAGCACGAAGTGGGCCATCCACGGCCGCGCGCCGCGGGCGATCCGCGTGATGGTCTTCTCGGTGACGTAGCCGATGGCGCCGGTCGAGACGACGAGGTCGACGTCCTCCAGCAGCGCGCGCTGGGCGCTGTCCGGGTCGTCGCGTTCGAAATCCGCGTGGATCGTCTCGTCGAGAAACCCCGCCGACAGCGCGTACGCGAGCGCCGGCGCCGAACTGTCCAGGCCGTAGTACCGCGCGGCGCTCGTGTCCGTGATGCGCGCGCGGTCGGCTTCGAGCAGTTCGTCGCGGCTCATGGCGAGTACGGCTGGGTCGGTGTAGTGGGCGTACACCTCGTCGATCGTCGTGGCGCAGCGCTGCAGGCTCGCGTTGACGCCGTACGAGCAGCCGACGTCGAGCAGGGTCGGACGCTCGGCGGGGTGCGCGTCGATCAGCTTCGCGACGTACGGCTTCGCGCGCTGCGGGATGTCGTAGCCGACGCGCTGCAGCGTGCTGAAGAACGGCCGCGGGTCGGGTTCGGTGTAGATGTGGTCGAACGAGATCTTGCCGGTCGAGTCGAAAGGCACGGGCCAGGCTCCTGATCTAGTCGAGCAGTTCGTCACCCCGGTCGGTGCGCCCGTGCAGATGGACGGGCAGGACCCGGCCGAACAGCTGCCTGGTCCGTTCCGCGCTGCCGATGACCCCCGGGCGCTCACTGTAGGCGAAGATCGCGGAGTGGCGCGCGATCCCGCCACCCACCTTAGTGACCCGGTGCAAGGCGAAGCGTCCTTGGAACAATTGGAGGTCCCCCGGACGGAGGCGAAGGCGGTGCACCGGATGGGTGCCGTCCTCCCGGAGCACCGCCCGCACGGCCGGGAAGTTCTCGTCCGCCGCGGACCGGATGTTCGGGCAGTATTCAAAGATTCCACCCTCGTCGGCGGCCTGGGTGAGCATGCTGACGGTGTAGGAGTTCGTGTCGAAGTGCCACGGATGCGCGCGGCCGGGCGCGATGACGTTGAGCGTCAGCCCGGCGAGCGGATCGGCGAGTTCGTGCAGCACGGGCAGGCCGAAACAGTCGGCGACGAACCGCTGGAACAGCGGGCTGGTGTAGAGCTTGCTGATGATCGACGACGCCGGGATGCGGTCCCGCGCGACGAAAGCGTTGCCACGCTCCATGATCGTGCGGCCCGGATGGTCCTCGGGCAGTGGTTCGCCGATCGCCGTGTTGTAGGCGTTTACCTTTTCGATTTTCGCGTGCGTGTACGCCTCCAGCGGGGCGCATTCCGTACGCAGCACCTCGTGCAGCTCGGGCCGGATGAAGTCGGCGAGCACGCGGCAGCCGAAGGCGGCCAGCTCCGCCCGCGCGTTCGCGACGACCTTCCGCCAGGCCGGGCTGCCCGGTTCGGTGAGCGGGTAACGGTCGGTGTCGACCATGTCCAGTGCGGCCACGGAGGTGCTCACTCGACGTCCTCTCGGCAGGTGAAGCTGCGATGCTTGCCCTGGTCGTGAAGGAAAGTGGTAGCACAGATCCCGCCCGGCCAACGGTCGGTTTGTGAGCGGTCGCACAAGGTCATCGGGGGCGGGCGGGGAGGCGGCCAGGTGCGACGGCGGGAGGCTCCTGCCCGGAGCGGTGGATCACCCGGCCGGGTCCTTGCCCGGTGTTACCGGCTGGGAGCAGGCCCGGGGCCTGGATTGATCGGGTAACCGTGCCGGGGGGACGCGTCGCACGGAAGGTCGTCGCTCGGTGTGATCGGCTGCCCGGGCAGGACCGGCGGCCTAGACTGGCTGGGTCACCGGATCCGGAAGCCCGTACCAGAGGTGGAGATCGGATGAATCTGCCCGACCCGAGTGCCGCGAACCGTGCGGTGGTCACCGGCGCCTCCTCCGGGATCGGCACCGCGCTGGCCGGGGCACTGGCCCGCCGCGGATATCACCTGGTGCTGATCGCCCGTCGCGCGGACCGGCTCCAGGAGCTGGCGGATCGGCTGGCGCGGGAACACGGGATCGAGGCCGAGGTCCGCGCCTGCGATCTCGGCGACCGGGCGGCTCGCGAAGAGCTGGCCCGCGAGCTGTCCGGCCGGGAAATCGCGGTGCTGTGCAACAACGCCGGGTTCGCCACGTACGGCCCGTTGTCCGCGGCCGATCCCGCGCGTGAGCGCGAGGAAGTGGAACTCAACGTGGCCGCGGTGCACGACCTCACCCAGGCCGTGCTGCCCGGCATGCTCGACCGCAAGGCCGGCGGCATCCTGATCACCGGTTCCACCGCGGGCAACCAGCCCGGCCCGCTGAACGCCACCTACGCCGCGTGCAAGGCGTTCGCGAACACGCTGGCCGAGTCACTGCACACCGAACTGAAGGGCACCGGGGTCGGGTGCACGCTGCTCGCGCCGGGGCCGGTCCGCACCGAGTTCGCGGAAGTCGCCGAGGTGAGCAAGCTGACCGACATGCTGCCGGAAGCCCTGCTGGTGTCCGCTGATCGCGTGGCGGAGCAGGCCGTCGCCGGCCTCGCCGACGGCAAGCGACGGGTCGTGCCCGGTCCGCTCGCCAAGGCACAGACCCTGCTCGGCACCTACGGGCCGCGTGGCTTGTCCGGACCGGTGCTGCGTGGCGCTTATCGGCGGGCAGGGTGACAGGCGGCACCTACCGGGAGGGCCGCGCGCTCGGTCGGGAGGGTTGAGCGACAGCCAGGATGCGGCAGCCGCCGTCCCGGTCAAGCCGGCTTGACCGGCGAAACTCCGGCCGTCGCCAGACCGCCCCAGCCGCCGGTAAGCATGATCCGCTAACCCTCCGTCGACAGGTACTTGCCGAGCACCGGGGCAATCGCCGTAAGCGCCGCCGGTTCGGTCATCTCATTGTGGTCGCCGTCGACGGGGACCGCCTCGATCCGACCCGTGACCAGTGGCTGCCACGCGGCGGCGAAGCCGGACGACTGCCAATCCGCCGGTTGACGGGTGACCATGGTGGGGCGCCGGGCGGGCATCCGCAGAATCTTCCGCACGCCGCCCGGGGACAAGGCGCCGGACAGCACCGGACGGAATGAGACGAACCGCGCGGGTCGCTCCGGCCGCCGGAGGGGAATTCGCCCGGAATGGCAAGACCGGCGAAGCTCGGCCGTCGCGGAAAGTGGGGTGAAAAGTGAATTCATCGCACTCCGTGGCACTCCCGTCGCCCTGTGGGAGAGGAATATTTCGCGCGGTTGGGCCAGGCGGCGGAGAGGACTCCGACTTTGTTGCCGACCGCGTGCGGGTATGGCACTGTGTGGGCGTGGTGACCATGGGGGAAGCCGCTCATCCGGGGGGACGGTGAACTGGGGTGCATCCGAACCGCTCGTGGCAATACGGATTTCTCGCGGCAGGCTGGGCGGTGCTGTTCGCGGGCGCGCACTTCTTCTGGGCACTCGGCGGAGAATGGGGGCTGGACAGCTCGGCGGGCAGCCGGCTGGCCGCCGAGCGGCCGGGCTGGTTCGTGGCCGGGGGCCTCTGGGGGGTCGGCGGGCTCTGCCTGATCGGCGCGGTGGTGGCCGGCGGGCTGGCCCGGCGCGGGGTCCGCGGCCGCCGGTGGCGGCTGCTGAAGCTGCTCGGCTGGGGGGTCGCGGCGCTGCTGCTCGTGCGGGGGATCGGCATCGAGGTGCTGATCCTGTCCGGGGTGCAGGGCGTCGACGACGCGGTCGGCTCCGGGCAGAGATTCTGGACGCTCGCCCTGTGGAATCCCTGGTTCATCCTGGGGGGCGTGCTGTTCGCGCTGGCCGCGCGGAACTTCGGCAAGGAGCCGGCCGCGAGGCCGGCCGGTGAGGTGCCCGAAGCCGTCCGCTGAGGCCGCCCGCGACGATTTCCCGGTTTCGGCCGGACCGATCAAAGGGGGTTTGATTTGTCCTGGGAAAAACCTGCGACCGCGGCGGAATTCGTGCAGCGATTGCGAGAACTGCGACTCAGTGTGGGGCAGCCGTCCCTGCGCAGGCTGCAGCAACTCGGCGGCCGTACCACGGTGCCCAGCGGGGACGTGGTCGACGCCTTGCCGAGAAGCACCGTTTCGACCGTCTTGCGGGGCAGTAAACTGCCGCGCGCGGATTTCGTT
This Amycolatopsis sulphurea DNA region includes the following protein-coding sequences:
- a CDS encoding SDR family NAD(P)-dependent oxidoreductase, which codes for MNLPDPSAANRAVVTGASSGIGTALAGALARRGYHLVLIARRADRLQELADRLAREHGIEAEVRACDLGDRAAREELARELSGREIAVLCNNAGFATYGPLSAADPAREREEVELNVAAVHDLTQAVLPGMLDRKAGGILITGSTAGNQPGPLNATYAACKAFANTLAESLHTELKGTGVGCTLLAPGPVRTEFAEVAEVSKLTDMLPEALLVSADRVAEQAVAGLADGKRRVVPGPLAKAQTLLGTYGPRGLSGPVLRGAYRRAG
- a CDS encoding ESX secretion-associated protein EspG: MLVHDRALVLPVGCLALAAELAGVSLPAALAGAPVWRAPERSRSARDGAAQALSERGIGNSAGLRADFARTMIVLCRGVRELSALVDSGPDRRYRVLASAEGQDAVLACRAPSSDHVLVRPARADALAEELAGELPANRPGVGPAMSVPEADLRRAMDGAPPRRDVRRVMDVAGLPRSGAAQFAAATRDRIGGRRISGGSLCTYYDTSRGRYLFSVNGEPGQGRYVNVAPARPETLIAQLRALVS
- a CDS encoding DUF3995 domain-containing protein, which gives rise to MHPNRSWQYGFLAAGWAVLFAGAHFFWALGGEWGLDSSAGSRLAAERPGWFVAGGLWGVGGLCLIGAVVAGGLARRGVRGRRWRLLKLLGWGVAALLLVRGIGIEVLILSGVQGVDDAVGSGQRFWTLALWNPWFILGGVLFALAARNFGKEPAARPAGEVPEAVR
- a CDS encoding HalD/BesD family halogenase; this encodes MVDTDRYPLTEPGSPAWRKVVANARAELAAFGCRVLADFIRPELHEVLRTECAPLEAYTHAKIEKVNAYNTAIGEPLPEDHPGRTIMERGNAFVARDRIPASSIISKLYTSPLFQRFVADCFGLPVLHELADPLAGLTLNVIAPGRAHPWHFDTNSYTVSMLTQAADEGGIFEYCPNIRSAADENFPAVRAVLREDGTHPVHRLRLRPGDLQLFQGRFALHRVTKVGGGIARHSAIFAYSERPGVIGSAERTRQLFGRVLPVHLHGRTDRGDELLD
- a CDS encoding class I SAM-dependent methyltransferase produces the protein MPFDSTGKISFDHIYTEPDPRPFFSTLQRVGYDIPQRAKPYVAKLIDAHPAERPTLLDVGCSYGVNASLQRCATTIDEVYAHYTDPAVLAMSRDELLEADRARITDTSAARYYGLDSSAPALAYALSAGFLDETIHADFERDDPDSAQRALLEDVDLVVSTGAIGYVTEKTITRIARGARPWMAHFVLRMFSYAPVADSLAELGYETAEVDGVFRQRSFASEEEQAQIIGNLTAAGVDPTGLESEGSLYARLYVSQPAGAAVDLAALLGAVSPREEG
- a CDS encoding choline/carnitine O-acyltransferase → MTVSSPEWSTRTFGNDDRLPRVPVPTLEDSGRRFLEWCAPLLTAEELAETEAAVAAFLAPDSPAHELQAALEAYDRSPGVRSWLDTFWPYRYLGRRDRIALNANFFFLFRESPLGQVERAAALTAAAVDYKLKVDDELLPPVLVRGMPQSMVQHKFLFSATRIPGAELDTARTPYREGWEGPSRERHIVVFRKNTPYRLDVLDEDSRPYSVEQLADGLRAILKDDHVADVAAGHFTTKARAEWAASRTALIEAGNGAALDTIETALFCLCLDDFTPSTAVEAGDRLLHGDSGNRWFDKAVSLIVFEDGTAGINVEHCELDGTTVLGFTDAVLTGSRAPREPASGVPRYEPVEFTLTDALREDALAAGAAFAAYANATATQTVSFDFGANRAKELGMSPDAFAQMAYQLAHRRAKGLTGATYESIATRQFQNGRTEAMRVVTPEVVHFADVMTTSTASAEEKREAFRAAATQHVTRAKQCQAGDAPEQHLWELQLIAQRRGDPEPPALYTSPGWLKSRNDYLSTSSAPSVNIQYFGFGSTSQQCIGVAYVLLPDRWNIYLSTPKPVAAEMHRFAEELSVAVRELQELLA
- a CDS encoding DUF3558 domain-containing protein translates to MTKALARSAMIAAALLVATACSSTSGTPSPATSAPPVSTSTGPAVPQVSNPLNASKFEQDPCGLLTRAQAGQFIEGVRTSGKSSGRIPMCNWHGENGSGFGVSFIVGQGGLATVYKNGQNGGAGYFEPAPDVSGYPAAFTATMDDRKSGGCQIMVGITNDELVVVGAALWTSSPAYNAPCPVVTKAAELVVAKLKDGA